The following coding sequences are from one Capsicum annuum cultivar UCD-10X-F1 chromosome 3, UCD10Xv1.1, whole genome shotgun sequence window:
- the LOC107862040 gene encoding glycerol kinase produces MSGADVFIGSLDQGTTSTRFIIYDRFASAVGSHQVEFTQFYPQAGWVEHDPMEIVESVRICMARALDKATAEGHNVDNGLKAIGLTNQRETTVVWSKSTGLPLYNAIVWMDVRTSSICRKLEKELSGGRTHFVESCGLPISTYFSALKLLWLLDNVEGLNEAVKKGDAIFGTIDTWLIWNLTGGVKNGLHVTDLSNASRTMLMNLKTLDWDKSTLDTLGIPAKMLPKIISNSEIIGNIAKGWPITGIPISGCLGDQHAAMVGQACRKGEAKSTYGTGAFILLNTGEEVIKSDHGLLSTVAFKLGPKAPVNYALEGSIAIAGAAVQWLRDSLGIISSASEIEELASKVTSTGGVYFVPAFNGLFAPWWRDDARGVCIGITRFTNKSHIARAVLESMCFQVKDVLDSMHKDAGKKGEAKSEGKEFLLRVDGGATVNNLLMQIQADLLGSPVVRPADIETTALGAAYAAGLAVGVYKENEIFASGENMKQASIFKPVLEEELRKKKVDSWCRAVSRSFDLADLSL; encoded by the exons ATGTCTGGTGCAGATGTGTTCATTGGTTCCCTTGATCAAGGAACCACCAGTACTAGATTCATCATCTATGATCGTTTTGCTAGTGCTGTTGGGTCTCACCAGGTTGAATTCACTCAGTTTTATCCACAAGCAGG ATGGGTGGAGCATGATCCAATGGAAATTGTGGAGAGTGTGAGGATCTGTATGGCGAGGGCTCTTGATAAGGCTACTGCCGAAGGCCATAATGTGGACAATGGACTGAAAGCCATTGGTCTTACAAATCAGAGAGAGACCACTGTTGTATGGAGCAAATCCACTGGCCTTCCTCTTTACAATGCCATTGTTTGGATGGATGTCCGTACCAGTTCTATTTGCAG AAAATTGGAGAAAGAATTGTCAGGGGGACGTACTCattttgttgagagttgtggTTTGCCTATAAGCACTTATTTCAGTGCATTGAAGCTGCTGTGGCTGTTGGATAATGTGGAGGGGTTAAATGAAGCTGTTAAAAAGGGGGATGCCATTTTTGGAACTATCGATACTTGGTTAATTTGGAACCTAACAGGAGGTGTGAAGAATGGTTTACATGTCACTGATCTCTCCAATGCATCGAGAACTATGCTGATGAATCTTAAAACTCTTGACTGGGATAAATCCACACTTGACACCTTAGGAATTCCGGCAAAGATGCTGCCAAAAATTATTAGCAATTCTGAGATTATTGGAAACATTGCTAAAGGATGGCCAATCACAGGGATCCCTATCTCGGGATGTCTTGGTGATCAGCATGCAGCAATGGTGGGGCAAGCTTGTCGAAAAGGTGAGGCTAAAAGCACATATGGAACAGGAGCTTTCATACTTCTGAACACAGGTGAAGAGGTGATTAAGTCGGACCATGGGCTGCTAAGCACAGTAGCCTTTAAGCTGGGGCCAAAAGCACCTGTCAATTACGCTTTAGAAGGCTCCATTGCCATTGCTGGTGCTGCAGTTCAGTGGCTTAGAGACAGTCTAGGCATTATCAGCAGTGCTAGTGAAATTGAGGAGTTGGCATCAAAAGTTACCTCTACTGGAGGAGTGTATTTTGTTCCTGCATTTAATGGATTGTTTGCTCCATGGTGGCGTGATGATGCTCGTGGGGTTTGCATTGGTATAACTAGATTTACCAACAAGTCTCACATTGCTCGAGCGGTACTTGAAAGCATGTGTTTTCAGGTAAAAGATGTGCTTGATTCCATGCACAAAGATGCTGGAAAGAAAGGTGAAGCTAAGAGCGAGGGAAAAGAGTTCTTACTCCGCGTGGATGGTGGTGCTACAGTCAACAACCTTTTGATGCAAATTCAG GCTGACTTGTTGGGTAGTCCAGTTGTAAGACCAGCTGATATAGAAACAACAGCTCTTGGGGCAGCCTATGCTGCCGGATTAGCTGTTGGAGTCTATAAGGAGAATGAGATATTTGCTTCCGGGGAAAATATGAAGCAGGCGTCAATATTCAAACCTGTGTTAGAAGAAGAATTGAGGAAAAAGAAGGTGGATTCTTGGTGTCGAGCTGTTTCAAGATCGTTTGATCTGGCTGATCTATCTCTATAA
- the LOC107865859 gene encoding VQ motif-containing protein 11, producing MADPNSSSPNTTFVQADPSNFRAVVQRLTGATQDSSTLKLPVTGPGPAGPRRPTFKLHERRQSARKLEIMLNNGGGSGSFNGTNMVGPLSSSPSSTRKRSFLASPISPLEMLTRGSPRSPMEEEEKAIAEKGFYLHPSPLSTPRGSEPPELLPLFPLQSPTARNDSSST from the coding sequence ATGGCTGACCCGAATTCATCATCACCCAATACCACTTTCGTTCAAGCCGACCCGTCTAACTTCCGGGCCGTTGTCCAAAGGCTCACCGGAGCAACCCAAGATTCTTCCACCTTGAAGCTCCCTGTAACTGGGCCTGGGCCGGCTGGGCCACGGCGGCCCACTTTCAAGCTCCATGAGAGGAGGCAAAGTGCGAGAAAGCTTGAGATCATGCTCAACAATGGAGGTGGTAGTGGTAGCTTTAATGGGACTAATATGGTGGGCCCACTTTCTTCTTCGCCTTCATCAACTAGGAAGAGGAGTTTTTTGGCTTCCCCAATTTCACCATTGGAAATGCTGACACGTGGAAGTCCGAGATCGCCGATGGAGGAAGAAGAGAAAGCTATTGCTGAGAAAGGATTTTATTTGCATCCAAGTCCATTAAGTACTCCGAGAGGATCTGAACCACCTGAACTATTGCCTTTGTTTCCACTTCAGTCCCCAACTGCTAGAAACGATTCATCGTCTACTTAA